One genomic window of Candidatus Nitrospira inopinata includes the following:
- a CDS encoding bifunctional folylpolyglutamate synthase/dihydrofolate synthase, which translates to MTYPAAIAYLYGLQKHGIKLGLETMRSLARAIGNPERRLRVLHIGGTNGKGSTAAMAAAMLEAAGLRVGLYTSPHLVDFRERIKVNGRMIGEDELAELVDMVRSTVPPSIAPTFFEVTTAVAFRYFADSSVDVAVVEVGLGGRFDATNVVRPIACAITTIGLDHEEYLGHTEEAIAFEKAGIIKPGVPIVAGRIGAGAGAVIERVAAQREAPLWSFGREFFVTEDEPDRFTYRGPRWAMDGLGCRLVGRHQLDNAACAIALLEAAGRSGLSIGEDAVRQGLQSVAWEGRLEMLDEEPPVLLDGAHNPAAAAALARYLDEFHAAHRDSRVILVWGMMRDKDRRAFIAPLLPFVSEIVLTQAGLARSAVVEDLRRTLEGWSNPVWEEPCPAEALRLAKQRAAARDLICVTGSLMLLGDVKAALRGGRPSVLRG; encoded by the coding sequence ATGACCTATCCCGCCGCCATCGCCTATCTGTACGGGCTCCAAAAACACGGGATCAAGCTGGGTCTCGAAACCATGCGGTCGCTGGCGCGCGCGATCGGGAATCCAGAGCGGCGGCTGCGGGTGTTGCACATCGGAGGCACCAACGGCAAGGGTTCGACGGCCGCCATGGCCGCAGCCATGCTCGAAGCGGCCGGCTTGCGAGTGGGGCTGTACACCTCCCCGCACCTGGTGGACTTCCGCGAGCGGATCAAAGTGAACGGTCGCATGATCGGAGAGGACGAACTGGCCGAACTGGTGGATATGGTTCGGAGCACCGTTCCCCCGTCGATCGCTCCGACATTTTTCGAAGTCACGACGGCCGTTGCGTTCCGTTATTTTGCCGATTCGAGCGTTGATGTGGCGGTCGTCGAGGTCGGATTAGGCGGTCGATTCGATGCGACGAACGTCGTCCGGCCGATTGCCTGCGCGATCACGACGATCGGTTTGGACCACGAAGAGTATTTGGGGCACACGGAAGAGGCGATCGCCTTCGAGAAGGCGGGCATCATCAAACCGGGCGTTCCCATCGTAGCGGGACGGATTGGAGCGGGTGCCGGAGCCGTCATCGAGCGCGTCGCCGCACAGCGCGAGGCGCCCTTGTGGAGCTTCGGGAGAGAATTTTTCGTAACGGAAGACGAGCCAGACCGATTCACCTATCGAGGGCCGAGATGGGCGATGGACGGACTTGGCTGCCGGCTTGTCGGGCGGCATCAATTGGACAACGCCGCCTGCGCGATTGCGTTGCTTGAAGCGGCCGGCCGATCAGGACTGTCGATAGGGGAAGATGCGGTTCGACAAGGGCTTCAGTCCGTCGCGTGGGAAGGGCGGTTGGAAATGCTCGATGAAGAGCCGCCGGTGCTGTTGGATGGAGCGCATAATCCCGCCGCCGCCGCCGCGCTGGCCCGCTATCTGGACGAGTTTCACGCCGCTCATCGGGATTCACGCGTGATCTTGGTGTGGGGCATGATGCGGGACAAAGACCGCCGCGCCTTTATCGCCCCCCTGCTGCCCTTCGTCTCGGAAATCGTGTTGACTCAGGCCGGTCTGGCGCGCTCGGCCGTCGTGGAAGATCTTCGCCGCACGCTTGAGGGCTGGTCCAACCCCGTCTGGGAGGAGCCTTGTCCGGCCGAAGCCCTTCGGCTGGCCAAGCAACGTGCGGCCGCGCGCGATCTTATTTGCGTGACGGGGTCGCTGATGCTTCTCGGCGACGTGAAGGCGGCCTTGCGCGGCGGCAGGCCGTCGGTGCTGCGAGGATAG
- the accD gene encoding acetyl-CoA carboxylase, carboxyltransferase subunit beta gives MAWFKKDKSAEIPLPPRSKGAEGMWLKCNHCREIVYRKEVERNNKVCPKCDYHFPITVMERIGLLVDLGTFREWDAELEAQDPLEFHDTKSYRERIKTQQEKTGRKDALVVGEGLINGQRAVLCVFDFGFMGGSMGSVVGEKLCRAIDRAVESKLPVILVTASGGARMQEGILSLMQMAKTSAAVAKLGEAKLPFISILSDPTFGGVTASVAMLGDVIIAEPKALIGFAGPRVIQQTIKQQLPDQFQRAEFLLEHGMIDMIVERKQLKETVSTLVSHL, from the coding sequence ATGGCATGGTTTAAGAAAGACAAATCGGCGGAGATACCGCTTCCTCCTCGGTCCAAGGGCGCCGAGGGGATGTGGCTCAAATGCAACCACTGCCGGGAAATCGTCTACCGCAAGGAAGTGGAGCGCAACAACAAAGTCTGCCCGAAGTGCGACTACCATTTTCCGATTACCGTCATGGAGCGGATCGGATTGCTCGTCGACCTAGGGACGTTTCGGGAATGGGACGCCGAGTTGGAGGCGCAGGACCCTCTGGAGTTTCACGACACGAAGTCCTATCGCGAGCGGATCAAGACTCAGCAGGAAAAAACCGGCCGCAAAGACGCGCTCGTCGTCGGCGAAGGTCTGATCAACGGCCAGCGGGCGGTGTTGTGCGTGTTTGACTTCGGCTTTATGGGCGGCAGCATGGGATCGGTGGTGGGAGAAAAACTCTGCCGCGCCATCGATCGGGCTGTGGAATCCAAGCTGCCGGTCATTCTGGTGACCGCCTCCGGTGGCGCACGCATGCAGGAGGGTATTCTCTCGCTGATGCAGATGGCCAAGACGTCGGCGGCCGTCGCCAAGCTGGGCGAGGCGAAGTTGCCGTTCATTTCCATCCTGTCCGATCCCACGTTTGGCGGCGTCACGGCCAGCGTGGCGATGCTGGGCGACGTGATCATCGCCGAGCCCAAGGCGTTGATCGGGTTCGCTGGCCCCCGCGTCATCCAGCAAACGATCAAGCAACAGTTGCCGGATCAGTTTCAACGCGCTGAATTTCTTCTCGAACACGGGATGATCGACATGATCGTCGAACGCAAGCAACTCAAAGAGACGGTCAGCACCCTCGTGTCTCATTTGTAG
- a CDS encoding HoxN/HupN/NixA family nickel/cobalt transporter, with translation MSEPSYTAGLGLGFLLGLRHALDADHLAAVSTVLAERPSLRASGAVGFWWGIGHTATLLAVGAIVFAFGIRISERFEIVAEAGVGVLLVVLGGNLIFKLLTERWHAHPHTHDPHTHGHGAHIHLHSHRRRIDHHHRHWMADSIRPLCIGMAHGLAGSAALMLVIVASAQELKTALLSIAVFGVGSIAGMMAVGLTISLPLVYSMAFSRRAFAGLQGLAGTASLCVGLWMLTRQALSAAVP, from the coding sequence GTGAGTGAGCCTTCGTATACCGCGGGATTGGGATTGGGCTTCCTGTTGGGACTGAGGCATGCGCTCGACGCCGATCATCTGGCCGCCGTCTCGACGGTGCTGGCCGAACGACCGTCGCTCCGGGCGTCCGGCGCCGTGGGCTTCTGGTGGGGTATCGGCCACACGGCGACGCTGCTGGCGGTGGGAGCGATCGTCTTCGCGTTCGGAATCCGTATTTCGGAGCGGTTTGAAATTGTCGCCGAAGCCGGAGTCGGGGTTTTGCTTGTCGTGCTGGGCGGAAACTTGATCTTCAAGCTTTTGACCGAACGGTGGCACGCCCACCCTCATACTCACGATCCTCACACTCACGGTCATGGGGCCCATATCCATTTGCATAGTCACCGCCGACGGATCGATCATCACCACCGACATTGGATGGCGGATTCCATTCGCCCCCTCTGCATCGGCATGGCGCACGGGTTGGCCGGATCGGCGGCCTTGATGCTCGTGATCGTGGCCTCCGCTCAGGAATTGAAGACGGCGTTGTTGTCCATCGCGGTGTTCGGCGTCGGATCGATCGCCGGCATGATGGCGGTCGGATTGACGATCAGCCTCCCGCTCGTGTACTCGATGGCGTTCAGCCGGCGGGCCTTCGCGGGACTGCAAGGGCTGGCCGGCACGGCCAGTCTCTGTGTCGGACTCTGGATGTTGACGAGGCAGGCGTTGTCGGCTGCGGTGCCATAA
- the moaA gene encoding GTP 3',8-cyclase MoaA — MDDLSLSSSRRHAVGEAVQDLYGRPLRSLRLSVTDRCNLRCRYCMPEEDYVWLPREDVLSFEEMATLAGYFVDLGVDKVRLTGGEPLLRRDLPRLVRLLSQNRGITEIALTTNGVLLAEQAQALYDAGLHRVTVSLDTLKPERFRRLTGRDEFARVLDGIEAARTVGFPDLKLDTVMIRGFNDDELAPLIEFAKHIGAEVRFIEYMDVGGANEWTMDKVLSRDVMLEGLNRRYGLIMAISGRGSAPAQRYRLADGTTFGIISSTTAPFCAQCDRSRVTADGMWYLCLYALEGIDLRGPMRGGATPDQIREIIRTGWGSRRDRGAEARKELERTGTRESGLIGIERLREDPHLEMHARGG; from the coding sequence ATGGACGACCTCTCTCTTTCGTCTTCTCGCCGTCACGCCGTGGGCGAAGCGGTCCAAGATCTCTACGGCCGGCCGCTTCGGAGCCTGAGGCTCTCCGTGACCGATCGCTGCAACCTGCGCTGCCGCTACTGCATGCCCGAAGAAGACTATGTGTGGCTCCCCCGCGAAGATGTGTTGAGCTTCGAGGAGATGGCGACCCTAGCCGGCTATTTCGTTGACCTGGGAGTGGACAAGGTCCGGCTGACAGGCGGGGAGCCGCTCCTGCGGCGAGACCTTCCGCGGTTGGTCCGGCTGCTCTCGCAGAACCGAGGGATCACGGAGATTGCCCTGACGACGAACGGGGTGTTACTGGCCGAGCAGGCACAGGCGCTTTATGACGCGGGGCTCCATCGGGTGACCGTGAGTTTGGACACGTTGAAACCGGAAAGATTTCGGCGGTTGACCGGCCGGGATGAATTCGCCCGCGTTCTGGACGGGATTGAGGCGGCTCGGACGGTCGGGTTTCCCGATCTCAAGCTTGATACGGTCATGATCCGCGGATTCAATGACGATGAGCTTGCACCCCTGATTGAATTTGCCAAACACATCGGCGCCGAGGTGCGGTTTATTGAATATATGGACGTCGGCGGGGCCAATGAGTGGACGATGGACAAGGTGCTGTCGCGCGACGTGATGTTGGAAGGATTGAACCGGCGGTACGGTTTGATTATGGCCATTTCAGGTCGGGGGTCGGCGCCGGCTCAACGGTACCGGCTGGCGGATGGCACGACGTTCGGCATCATCTCTTCCACGACGGCGCCCTTTTGCGCGCAGTGCGATCGGAGCCGCGTGACGGCCGACGGCATGTGGTACCTCTGTCTCTATGCCCTGGAGGGAATTGACCTGCGCGGGCCGATGCGCGGGGGTGCTACACCGGATCAGATTCGGGAGATAATCAGAACCGGGTGGGGATCGCGTCGGGATCGCGGCGCCGAGGCGCGCAAGGAGCTGGAACGGACGGGGACACGGGAGAGCGGTCTTATCGGGATCGAGCGGTTGCGGGAAGATCCGCATCTCGAGATGCACGCGCGGGGGGGATAG
- a CDS encoding molybdenum cofactor biosynthesis protein: protein MVTVKLFGMTKMMAGNQATLSLNVADGRQVKDVIGAIEAGYPDIGALIQKKKVLVSVNQEIAHEDTVVHAEDEIALLPPFAGGASGEVSTEQDEAKEFARVQREDFSVDRELDRVRRRSTRIGGIATFLGIARDWSRGREVDRITFEHYEGMAQKKLREIRERALKDFDILELLIVHRYGEIAIGENIVLIIAAAEHRADAFRACKWAIDELKQITPIWKLEHTPQGEVWVEEHP, encoded by the coding sequence ATGGTGACAGTCAAGTTATTCGGCATGACGAAAATGATGGCCGGGAATCAGGCGACTCTGTCGCTGAATGTGGCTGACGGCCGGCAGGTCAAGGACGTGATCGGCGCCATCGAGGCCGGTTACCCGGACATCGGAGCCCTGATTCAGAAGAAAAAAGTCTTGGTATCGGTCAATCAAGAGATCGCGCACGAAGACACGGTCGTTCATGCCGAGGACGAGATCGCGCTCTTGCCTCCGTTTGCAGGGGGGGCTTCCGGTGAAGTTTCGACGGAACAGGATGAAGCAAAAGAGTTCGCCCGGGTCCAGCGCGAGGACTTCTCGGTCGACCGGGAACTGGATCGCGTCCGCCGCCGGTCCACGAGGATCGGGGGCATTGCCACGTTTCTGGGCATTGCTCGGGATTGGTCACGGGGCCGGGAAGTGGACCGGATCACGTTTGAACATTATGAAGGCATGGCCCAAAAAAAATTGCGCGAGATCCGTGAACGGGCACTGAAGGATTTCGACATTCTTGAACTGTTGATTGTCCATCGCTACGGCGAGATCGCGATCGGAGAAAACATCGTGCTGATTATCGCGGCGGCGGAGCACAGGGCCGACGCGTTTCGTGCCTGCAAGTGGGCGATCGACGAGTTGAAGCAAATTACTCCCATCTGGAAGCTCGAACACACGCCACAGGGCGAAGTGTGGGTGGAAGAGCACCCCTGA
- the moaC gene encoding cyclic pyranopterin monophosphate synthase MoaC: MAEFTHFNEAGRARMVDVTAKALTERVAMAQAKILLRPETLEKIQRRTIAKGDVLAVAQVAGVMGAKRTPDLIPMCHPLFLSSVDISFEEDTQPNVDGLCSITIVATVKTTGQTGVEMEAMTAVSVAALTIYDMCKAIDRGMTVTDVCLLSKSGGKSGTYTREGRVKVKA, from the coding sequence ATGGCCGAATTCACCCACTTTAACGAGGCTGGTCGCGCCCGCATGGTCGACGTGACCGCCAAGGCCTTGACGGAACGGGTCGCCATGGCCCAGGCCAAGATTCTCCTCCGACCGGAAACCCTTGAAAAAATTCAACGACGCACGATCGCCAAGGGCGATGTACTGGCGGTTGCTCAAGTGGCCGGGGTGATGGGGGCCAAGCGAACGCCGGACCTTATTCCCATGTGCCATCCGTTGTTTCTCTCCAGTGTGGACATCAGTTTCGAAGAAGACACGCAACCCAATGTCGACGGCCTCTGCTCGATCACGATTGTGGCGACCGTCAAGACCACGGGGCAAACCGGCGTGGAAATGGAAGCGATGACGGCGGTCTCGGTTGCGGCGCTCACGATCTATGACATGTGCAAGGCAATTGATCGGGGGATGACCGTCACCGATGTCTGTCTGCTCTCCAAGTCCGGCGGCAAGTCTGGGACCTATACCAGGGAAGGCCGGGTCAAGGTTAAGGCGTAG
- a CDS encoding DUF5674 family protein — MDIRIIRDAITKDELRTIAAQQFGDMVKAVVDVEREIMAIGGELHADEETLLLENGSRQENLWGVNLYPEQPPSEWIEFDSMINVHRPMGTGRGSWRTRRFVTPL; from the coding sequence ATGGACATCCGAATCATCCGCGACGCGATCACCAAGGACGAGCTCCGAACCATCGCCGCTCAACAGTTCGGCGACATGGTCAAGGCCGTCGTCGACGTCGAGCGAGAGATCATGGCGATCGGCGGCGAACTGCATGCTGATGAGGAAACCCTGCTGTTGGAGAACGGATCACGCCAGGAGAACCTGTGGGGCGTCAATCTCTATCCGGAGCAACCGCCTTCGGAGTGGATCGAGTTCGACTCGATGATCAATGTTCACCGGCCCATGGGAACCGGTCGCGGTTCGTGGAGAACGCGACGATTCGTGACGCCATTGTAG
- a CDS encoding OmpH family outer membrane protein: MRIRSFQRVLATSLLVLPLTFFASPAPAAEDFKMGVVDPQIVLEKSKAGKRALEGLKEYVSIRQKLLAKDEEELRNTEKQLREQAAKMSETEKREKETQFRTKVQDYQKRAQEFNQELQRKQKELVDDYMKKIMAATKTVAEKGGFSLVLDKGSEQTMKIVIYNKDAIDLTEQVVKEFDLTNK, encoded by the coding sequence ATGCGAATCCGCTCGTTCCAACGCGTTCTCGCGACCTCGCTACTTGTCCTTCCGCTTACCTTTTTCGCTTCCCCTGCTCCGGCAGCCGAAGACTTCAAAATGGGCGTCGTGGATCCCCAAATCGTGCTGGAGAAATCCAAGGCGGGCAAGCGGGCGCTGGAAGGGTTAAAGGAATATGTGTCCATTCGACAAAAGCTGTTGGCCAAAGACGAAGAAGAGCTGCGCAACACCGAAAAGCAGCTTCGCGAGCAAGCGGCCAAGATGAGCGAGACCGAAAAACGGGAGAAAGAAACGCAGTTCCGAACCAAGGTGCAGGACTACCAAAAGCGCGCGCAGGAGTTCAACCAAGAGCTCCAGCGAAAGCAAAAAGAACTGGTCGACGACTACATGAAAAAGATCATGGCGGCGACCAAGACTGTTGCCGAAAAAGGCGGGTTTTCCCTCGTCTTGGACAAGGGCAGCGAGCAGACGATGAAGATCGTCATCTACAATAAAGACGCCATCGATCTCACGGAGCAAGTCGTCAAGGAGTTTGATCTGACCAACAAGTAA
- a CDS encoding PA0069 family radical SAM protein yields the protein MRVIANPPNPYESRHRDLLEPAGPAALTVYDDATREILSRNESPDLPFRWSVNPYRGCFHACAYCYARPSHEYWGFGAGTDFDSKIVIKKDAPRLLRRAFDKSSWRGELIVFSGNTDCYQPLEAVYGLTRACLAVCAEYRNPVGIITKGALVLRDLDLLRCLNEKAWLRVYISIPFASDAIARKVEPHAPSISKRFETVRTLAGEGIVVGVSLAPIIPGLNERDIPELLERARGAGARTAFATLLRLSGNVETVFLERMSELFPDRVGKIVNRLRDVRGGSLNESEFFKRQAGTGVYWEMIERLFDVARRRAGFSDDDSGSIPDTFRRPGCEQGCLF from the coding sequence ATGCGAGTCATCGCGAATCCCCCCAATCCCTATGAATCACGGCACCGGGACTTGCTCGAACCGGCAGGCCCCGCCGCGTTGACGGTCTACGACGATGCGACGAGGGAAATCCTGAGCCGCAATGAAAGCCCGGATCTTCCCTTTCGATGGAGTGTGAATCCGTATCGAGGGTGTTTTCACGCTTGCGCCTATTGTTACGCCCGGCCGTCGCATGAGTATTGGGGGTTCGGCGCCGGGACGGATTTTGACAGCAAGATCGTCATCAAAAAAGACGCGCCACGTCTGTTGCGGCGCGCGTTCGACAAATCCTCGTGGCGAGGGGAACTGATCGTGTTTTCGGGGAATACGGACTGTTATCAGCCGCTGGAGGCGGTGTACGGCCTGACAAGAGCCTGTCTGGCCGTCTGCGCCGAGTACCGCAATCCGGTCGGCATCATTACAAAAGGGGCGCTGGTGCTGCGGGATCTGGATCTTCTCAGATGCTTGAATGAAAAAGCCTGGCTTCGCGTGTATATCAGCATTCCCTTTGCATCCGACGCGATCGCCCGAAAAGTCGAGCCCCACGCCCCATCCATTTCAAAACGCTTCGAGACCGTCCGCACCTTGGCCGGGGAGGGGATCGTCGTCGGCGTTTCACTGGCACCGATCATACCCGGCTTGAACGAAAGAGATATTCCCGAGCTGCTGGAGCGAGCGCGAGGGGCGGGAGCCCGCACCGCGTTCGCCACGTTGCTGCGGCTGAGCGGGAATGTGGAAACCGTGTTTCTGGAGCGGATGAGCGAACTGTTCCCGGATCGCGTCGGGAAAATCGTCAACCGGCTGCGGGACGTGAGGGGCGGCTCGCTCAACGAGAGCGAATTTTTCAAGCGGCAGGCGGGGACGGGCGTCTATTGGGAGATGATCGAGCGATTGTTCGACGTGGCGAGACGGCGGGCGGGATTCTCCGATGATGATTCGGGCTCGATCCCGGATACGTTCCGGAGACCGGGATGCGAGCAAGGATGTTTATTCTGA
- the serS gene encoding serine--tRNA ligase, which produces MHDPKYLRENTELIRTALGTRGRDVPWDAVRKLGEERRALTAQVEQLRHELKKGSDDVARRRRTGEPTDDAVEAMKRVGDRIKEIEGRLRETEDALNDLALRIPNLPHQTVPQGPDSTHNVEIRRWGAIPSFATPPKPHWEIGEALGILDFDRAAKIAGARFALLRGAGARLERALIDYMLDLHTTGHGYQEVLPPVIVNRQTMTGTGQLPKFEDDLFRLRDEDWFLIPTAEVPVTNLHRDETLTENQLPLRYTAYTPCFRREAGSYGKDTRGLIRLHQFNKVELVSLTTPDQSYQELERLTGHAEAILQNLNLPYRVVTLCTGDLGFSAAKTYDIEVWLPSQGQYREISSCSNFEAFQARRANIKYRPARKDAKPDFVHTLNGSGLAVGRTMVAILENYQQPDGSVLIPEALRPYMSGKERLAKE; this is translated from the coding sequence ATGCATGACCCGAAATATCTTAGGGAAAACACGGAGTTGATCCGCACCGCCTTGGGCACCCGCGGCCGCGACGTTCCCTGGGACGCCGTTCGGAAACTCGGCGAGGAACGGCGCGCGCTGACCGCGCAGGTCGAGCAACTTCGGCATGAGCTCAAAAAAGGATCCGACGACGTCGCCCGCCGGCGTCGAACCGGCGAGCCGACCGACGACGCCGTCGAGGCGATGAAGCGAGTGGGAGATCGGATTAAAGAGATTGAAGGGCGCTTACGGGAAACAGAGGACGCCTTAAACGACCTTGCCCTCCGCATCCCCAATCTGCCGCACCAGACGGTTCCGCAAGGCCCGGACTCCACCCACAACGTTGAAATTCGCCGCTGGGGCGCTATCCCCTCCTTCGCGACTCCGCCGAAGCCCCATTGGGAGATCGGCGAGGCTCTTGGGATCTTGGACTTTGATCGAGCCGCCAAAATCGCGGGGGCTCGGTTTGCCCTGCTGCGCGGAGCCGGCGCAAGACTGGAGCGAGCGTTGATCGATTACATGCTCGATCTTCACACGACCGGACACGGCTATCAAGAAGTGCTGCCTCCCGTCATCGTCAATCGACAGACGATGACCGGAACCGGGCAACTTCCCAAGTTCGAAGACGATCTGTTTCGATTGCGCGACGAAGACTGGTTTCTGATTCCTACAGCCGAAGTGCCCGTCACGAATCTCCATCGAGACGAAACCCTCACCGAGAACCAGTTACCCCTTCGGTACACTGCCTACACCCCCTGTTTCAGACGCGAGGCGGGCTCGTACGGGAAAGACACCCGCGGCCTGATCCGGCTGCATCAATTCAACAAAGTGGAATTGGTCTCGTTGACGACGCCCGACCAATCGTACCAAGAACTCGAACGGCTGACCGGCCATGCCGAAGCGATCTTGCAAAACCTGAATCTTCCTTACAGGGTCGTCACACTCTGCACGGGCGATCTGGGATTTTCCGCGGCCAAAACCTACGATATCGAAGTCTGGTTGCCTTCCCAAGGACAGTACCGGGAGATTTCGTCATGCAGTAATTTTGAAGCCTTTCAGGCACGCCGGGCCAACATCAAATATCGACCTGCTAGAAAAGACGCCAAGCCCGACTTCGTCCACACCTTGAACGGGTCGGGCCTTGCCGTCGGCCGAACGATGGTGGCCATCCTCGAAAACTACCAGCAGCCTGATGGATCGGTCTTGATTCCGGAAGCATTGCGACCCTATATGAGCGGCAAGGAACGGCTCGCCAAGGAGTGA